The sequence below is a genomic window from Streptomyces sp. B21-105.
GAAAGCCCGGGCCGAACGGCATCGCGCAGGTCGATGATGATCCCGGCGTGCCTGCCGCTCGGGCTGGGGGACATCACCAGTGTTCCTCCGATGATCTCAACACTCATACCCGTGGCCTGCTCGATGCTCTCCGCGGCCTCGCGCAGGTGCCCACGACGGACGGGAATGGGGTGATGAGCCGGGGTGCCCACGGTGCCACCTCTCTCCTTGCCTGGCCGGCGCTCCCGCCGGGAGCGTCTCAGCACTCACGCGACGTGGATTTCACTGTACGGCGGAGACGGGGAACAGGACGGCCCGGCTCACTTCTGGCCGCCGTCTGTCGCCGACAACCTTCCCGGACTCGTTCCCGTCCGGGACGGTAAGCGGGCCGGCGGTCCCGCGCTCGCCTTCTCCGCGCGTGCCTGGGGCGCTTTCGTCGATCACCTCCGCTGAGAACGGCGTTCCCGACGGAGTCCTTCAGGACCGGGACCCGGGAGAAGCACGGCCGCAGGAAACGCTTCCGCAAGCTGATCTCGGTTCCTTCAACGCCGACGGCGTCTCCACCCTCAATGGGGCCGGCGGGGGCTCCGGCAGCTGGTCTTAGCGTCGATCTTTCGTGACGGTCTGCCGGCGAAGTCGGCAGACCGTTTCGCGTTCCATCGGTGTTCCGTCCAGGTTCAAGACGTGTCGACCAGGGTGGAGGCATGATCCCAACGCCCAAGGAGCACTCATGACCGAGGCGCAGAAGGTCCCCGACGTGCGCAAGACGGTGACGGTTGACGTGCCCGCGGACCGGGCCTTCGCCGTTTTCGCCGAGCGTCCGCTCGAATGGTTCCCGGAGAGGCACGTCTTCGTCGAGGACCGGGTGTCGCTCACCATCGAACCCTTCGAGGGCGGCCGCTACTACGAGGTCGGCGCCGACGGCACCGAGATCGCCTGGGGCACGGTGGTGGAGTGGAACCCGTCCAAGCGGATCGTGCTGACGTGGCGGGTCGGCCCGCACTGGCAGCCGATCTTCGACGACGAGAAGGCGAGCTTCATCGAGGTCGACTTCGAGCCGGCCGGCCCCGGGCGGACGACGGTGGCGCTCACGCACAGCGGACTGCACCGGCACGGCGAGATCGCGCCGCAGATCCACGCGGCGCTCGACGGCCCGAGCCCCGGGGACACGCTGGCCCGCTACGAGCAGGTCGTCGCCCGGGTCGTCGCGGCGGCGAAGGCGGTACCCGTGACCCTCGTCAACAGGTTCCAGCTGACGGGGGACGCCGAGGAGTTCGAGAAGGTCTTCGCCGCGACCTCGGCGTTCTTCGCGGCCCAGCCGGGTTTCATCGAGCACACCCTGCACCGCCGGCTCGGCGAACCGGCGTCGTACGTGAACATCGCGCGCTGGGCGGACAACGCCAGCCTGCGGGCGGCGGTGGCGCAGCCGGAGTTCCAGCCGCACAGCGCGGCGCTGCGGGCGCTCGCCGTGTCGAGCCCGGAGCTGTTCGAGGCCCGTCTGAAGGTGACGGCGGGCGACGCCGGGTGAGACGGCAAGGGTGCGGGAACGGCGGTGGGTCGCCGTTCCCGCACCCGGTCATGTCGGCTGGGTGAACAAGGTGGTCGGAGTCACGAAGTCGAGCGCGGGATCCGCGGACAGGATCGCGTGCTGCAACTGCTGCAGTCGCGCCGACGGTTCCAGCCCGAGCTCGTCGGCCAGTTCGCTGCGCACGCGCTGGTAGACCTCCAGTGCTCGCCAGCGCTGTCCCGAGCGGTAGAGGGCGATCATGAGTTTGGCGCAGAAGTTCTCGTGCATGGGGTTGCGGGCGACCAGCACCGCGAGTTCGCCGAGCAGCATGTGGTGCCTGCCCAGATGCAGTTCGGCGGCGATACGGGTCTCGAGCAGCCCCAGTCGGCTCTGCTCCAGACGCGTGGCCTCGATGCTGAGATGGACCCCGCGCAGGACGTCGATCAGGGCGTCCCCCGACCAGAGGTCGAGGGCTTGGCGGGCCACCCGGTACGCCTCCACGTGGTCGCCGTTCTCCGAGGCCTGGTTGGCCTCGTCGACGAGCCCGTCGTAGAGCTGCGCGTCCACCATCACCGCCTCGGGGGCGAACAGGTAGCCGTTGTAGCGGGTCAGCAGGACGTCCTTCGCCGAGCCCGACAGCACGACCCGGCCGATCAGTCTGCGTAGTTGCAGGATGTAGGTCTGCAGGGTCGTCAGCGCGCTCCGCGGTGGTTTCTCACCCCAGATCTCCTCGACCAGGGTCGACACCGAGACGACCTCACCGGCCCGCAGTGCCAGCAGTGCGAGGACCTGGCGCGGTTTCGCCGCCGTGGGCGCGATGCACCGGCCGGCCCCGGTGGCCTCCATCGGCCCGAGCACGTTTATTTCCAGCAACTTTTCCCCCTCTACGTGGCGCTTCTTTTCAGCCTCTGCGGTTACCTTCGAAGAATGCACGACCGGAATTGAGGCTCGGAACTGCCGCTGTCACCAATGCGCATGAGGTTCACAGGGCCCAGGTATGGGTTTTTCATACGCGTGACGCGAACGGGTCGGACGAAACGCGTCAGATGATCGACGCATCGGACGGGCAACGCATCGGATGATCAATGCGTCAGACGATCAATAGCTTGGTGTTCTCGGGGAGGGCGGGAGAGCCCACCATCCTGGCGGTGCGCCGCCAGCGCCGGCGGCCCAGTACGACCCAGCCGGGATCCCTCCTGCGGACCAGGCCGGCGACGATTCCGCCGGTGTCGCTGTAGGCCGTGTGCAGGGTCCATCGCACGGCCCGGCCCTCCAGGAAGGCTCCGACCTTGAGCAGGGATTCCAGTTCGAGGTCGGCGGAGTCGAACGCGGCGGCCAGGGAGCAGTCGAGCAGCAGGGTCCAGGGCCGTCGTACGACCAGGACGAGGACGAGGTCGCCGCCGTGTTCCTCGGCCAGCGCGACGGCGCAGCGCATGAGGTCGCAGTCCACCGACCACATCACCGCGATGACGGGGCGAGGGCGCCGCAGTGCCATCTTCCGCTCCTTTCCCTGCTGGTCACGGCATCAGCCGAGGGAGT
It includes:
- a CDS encoding DUF397 domain-containing protein — protein: MPPLSLPGRRSRRERLSTHATWISLYGGDGEQDGPAHFWPPSVADNLPGLVPVRDGKRAGGPALAFSARAWGAFVDHLR
- a CDS encoding antibiotic biosynthesis monooxygenase, whose product is MTEAQKVPDVRKTVTVDVPADRAFAVFAERPLEWFPERHVFVEDRVSLTIEPFEGGRYYEVGADGTEIAWGTVVEWNPSKRIVLTWRVGPHWQPIFDDEKASFIEVDFEPAGPGRTTVALTHSGLHRHGEIAPQIHAALDGPSPGDTLARYEQVVARVVAAAKAVPVTLVNRFQLTGDAEEFEKVFAATSAFFAAQPGFIEHTLHRRLGEPASYVNIARWADNASLRAAVAQPEFQPHSAALRALAVSSPELFEARLKVTAGDAG
- a CDS encoding AfsR/SARP family transcriptional regulator, giving the protein MLEINVLGPMEATGAGRCIAPTAAKPRQVLALLALRAGEVVSVSTLVEEIWGEKPPRSALTTLQTYILQLRRLIGRVVLSGSAKDVLLTRYNGYLFAPEAVMVDAQLYDGLVDEANQASENGDHVEAYRVARQALDLWSGDALIDVLRGVHLSIEATRLEQSRLGLLETRIAAELHLGRHHMLLGELAVLVARNPMHENFCAKLMIALYRSGQRWRALEVYQRVRSELADELGLEPSARLQQLQHAILSADPALDFVTPTTLFTQPT